A window of Calonectris borealis chromosome 3, bCalBor7.hap1.2, whole genome shotgun sequence contains these coding sequences:
- the GJA1 gene encoding gap junction alpha-1 protein — MGDWSALGKLLDKVQAYSTAGGKVWLSVLFIFRILLLGTAVESAWGDEQSAFRCNTQQPGCENVCYDKSFPISHVRFWVLQIIFVSVPTLLYLAHVFYVMRKEEKLNKREEELKVVQNDGVNVDMHLKQIEIKKFKYGIEEHGKVKMRGGLLRTYIISILFKSVFEVAFLLIQWYIYGFSLNAIYTCERDPCPHRVDCFLSRPTEKTIFILFMLVVSLVSLALNIIELFYVFFKGVKDRVKGKTDPYSHSGAISPSKDCGSPKYAYYNGCSSPTAPLSPMSPPGYKLVTGDRNNSSCRNYNKQASEQNWANYSAEQNRMGQAGSTISNSHAQPFDFSDEHQNTKKLASGHELQPLTIVDQRPPSRASSRASSRPRPDDLEI; from the coding sequence ATGGGTGATTGGAGTGCCTTGGGAAAACTTCTTGACAAGGTTCAAGCCTATTCCACCGCAGGAGGGAAAGTGTGGCTGTCTGTCCTCTTTATTTTCCGAATCTTGCTATTGGGGACAGCAGTCGAATCTGCTTGGGGAGATGAACAGTCTGCTTTCCGGTGCAACACTCAACAGCCTGGTTGCGAGAACGTCTGCTATGACAagtccttccccatctcccatgTACGCTTCTGGGTTCTGCAGATCATATTTGTGTCTGTACCTACTCTTTTGTACCTGGCGCACGTGTTCTACGTAATGAGGAAAGAAGAGAAGCTGAACAAAAGAGAAGAGGAGCTCAAGGTGGTCCAAAACGATGGTGTGAATGTGGATATGCACCTCAAGCaaatagaaattaagaaattcaAGTACGGGATCGAAGAGCATGGCAAAGTGAAGATGCGTGGGGGGCTGCTCCGTACTTACATCATCAGCATCCTGTTTAAATCGGTCTTCGAGGTGGCTTTCTTGCTGATACAGTGGTACATTTATGGGTTTAGCCTGAATGCCATCTACACCTGCGAGCGAGATCCATGCCCGCACAGAGTGGACTGTTTCCTCTCCCGTCCAACTGAGAAAACCATCTTCATCCTCTTCATGCTGGTCGTGTCCTTGGTGTCTCTTGCCTTGAACATCATCGAGCTTTTCTACGTGTTCTTCAAGGGTGTCAAGGATCGTGTGAAAGGGAAAACCGACCCCTACTCCCACAGCGGTGCCATAAGCCCTTCCAAGGACTGTGGCTCCCCCAAATATGCTTATTACAATGGCTGCTCCTCACCGACCGCCCCCTTGTCTCCCATGTCTCCCCCGGGGTACAAGCTCGTTACCGGAGACAGGAACAATTCCTCCTGTCGTAACTACAATAAGCAAGCTAGCGAGCAAAACTGGGCCAACTACAGCGCGGAGCAGAACAGAAtggggcaggctggcagcaccaTCTCCAACTCGCACGCCCAGCCCTTCGACTTCTCCGATGAGCACCAGAATACTAAAAAACTGGCGTCGGGACACGAGCTGCAACCCCTCACCATTGTGGACCAGAGGCctcccagcagagccagcagccgAGCCAGCAGCAGGCCTCGACCTGACGACCTGGAGATCTAA